The Phragmites australis chromosome 1, lpPhrAust1.1, whole genome shotgun sequence genomic interval AGTTTCATTGCATCAACATATCTCCATTGTTTTCCAAAGACTTTAAAAAATGGCAATTGCATatactttctttttcttgtttcctCCCATAATGACTTATGCATGTATTAAACAGTCAAAGGCTAGATATTATAGGCAGCCGAATCAATGTAAGCCAGGTGAATACTAACCTATCTCTCTCAGAAGTACTGCATTTGGGTCAGTTGGAGGGCGGTCATATACTCCATGGACATCTGTCTGCATCTCAATTTTCAGACTAGCATATAAATGTCGACGATCTATAGTAAGAAATGAACGAAACATTTGAAGTACAATATGCCAAAAAAGGCAAAAGAAAATGAGCCCACCTGATGACGAGAGGGGAGATAAAGAACAAAACAAGCTTTTAGTATCACAAGGAAGATAGTACAACCAAATAAAGAATATGGTGTACTAAATCATTTTCCACTGAtaccaaaaaaaattaagcCATGACAAAGGAGGCAAGGTAATAGTACCAGAAATACAACATATTTCGGATTGAGAAGCTGTGCAAGATGTCGTATAATGACATCCCCACTCAATATGGTACAGTCCTGGTCATTTAATGTTAAAACAAGTTTAGTTTGAATAAACAAATCAATTTCATAGTCTAGTCAGCCTCTATAAAATCTAAACAAGAATGTAGACATGCTTTGATTTGATAACTCACCAGCAATTCGTCAAGAACGGCATCTCCATGCAAAACCTGTAAGAAACATGCGCGTTGTGCTATAAGTAAAACTCAACTTTGATTGCTGATAATGTTTATGCTCCTTCCACACACAGATCAGAGAAAACATGTGGAACTTATCTAATACTTCCCCTATGCTTTTTACCATTTCGTGAAGGGATAACTCTAATATTAGAATTAATTTAATACTCAACAATTCATATAAGATTTATGTTAGCGCCCAATATGCACTATGGAACAGGACTATCACAGTGCAACCTAGATTTAAATGATGCATCAAAGCACATGCATaataaattattaataataTGATACATAAATATCCCAGCAACACCATATGTTTATTACATATGGGGATGACTCCACCAAGCCACCAACTATAATACTCATGCTAACAACTTAGAGAAATATGATATTCTAAACTCTAAAGGAATGGTAGTTCCAAAACCTTAGGCACAACAACTTACAGGGACAAAGCCAGCATGGAGTGACTGAATTATTTGAAAAGCATCGGCTGATGCAAGCTGCAAATGCAAATATGTCGAATAATAATCAGAAAACATATGTACTAACAGGATTAGATATGGATGTAAAACAACTGTGTAATTCCACGCAGATATCTAATGGTACGCAGGAAAAGCAATAGTTTTCAAGTTTTCTCACGTTTCTTTGCCGGGTAGACCACCCACAAGCAAATGGTGACATCCCAACAGATGGTATTCCTTCTGCAAAATAGTATGCAGTTCCATAAGCCATCTGCTTACCACTTATTCTAACTGACAAACTAGTAATAACAATTCAAGGTCTATTACAAAATGGACAAGTAAATATGCCAGTCAATTTATTGAAAGTTCATTAATATTGCTCATAAAGGCAAAATGATCTTGACAAATTATGATACATCCTTGCATAAGACCATGGGTTAAATAGAAACTTAATTATCTGATAAAAGTATAAAACTATAAACACAAGGAAACATAGGCATATCCATAATGGAACATAATCACGAATTTTGAATACCTAAGCAACAGACATGAGAAATAACACAATACAGACCACAATATGAGGTAACCATGACTAGCATGTGGCATAAtattacatgaaaaataaagACAGATCTCGTCATGGACAAGTAATCTCAAGAATAGCATACCTCTTGCCAGGGCTCTAACAATTTCCTGGTTGAGAGAAGTCACCTAAATCACAAAGTTTACTGCATTAGAACATGATTCCAGAATATATATCAGAAAAGCACAAACAATTTGACAAGATACTGGGCCAAGAATGTTATACATTAAAAGTCATGATATCCACATGAAACATAATTTTAGAATTGGCCTCACTGAAATTCTTGTAGCCACAAAGCCAGCCTTCACCAGTGTCGAATGTAGCCCTCCTTTATGAACTCCAGATCTACTTGCTTGGAAGTGACCAAAAGACcctgaaattaaaaaaaatgcaggTAGCAGAATATTACAAACTCAATAACCTAATCACTAATTTTATACACTATTTTTTGGACTCTACATTTGTAAAATGTACCATCTAATTATAGTTCGTAAGTATTGCATGCGCTATGGTAGTATGGTAAACTGATTAATCTCTCCCAATTGCTTAGAACTATCTCTCAGGCAGATCCTACAGCctagaaaatcaaagttgaaacTAGAACTGAGCAGTGTCGAACCTAGCTGGGCATAGTTGCTCGCCCCCGAGACGCATTTGACATGTCACTTGGCACTTTGGCAGTTAGTACAACGCACATATTGACATTGGCACTTTAAGCTTTCAAGTTCCAATGCAAAAAATTGAATAAATCATGTAGGGTATACACCACACCAAATCACCCAGTTCAGCTAAACATGAGTAAGACAGACAGCCAGAGTCAATTCAGAATCCAAGCAATACCGGCGCCGTGCACGACGACGAAGTTAGTGTCGAGCCCCAACCCAACCATCCCCGCGAACCCCTCCGCGTCCACAACCGGGTCGGCCGGATCGCCGCGCCTCCTGCtccaatccattcccagaacCTTCTCCGGGCCAGCGCTATCGGCGTCGGACATGGCCTGCCGCAGCTGCGCACACGCCGACCGTAGGCTCCCCTCGTTGATGCTCTCCAGATCGCCCTTGTTCGTGATCGCCGCTCCACCTGCGCCGCCCCCATCATGGTTTCTCAAATCAACCAATGCCAGAGAGGCGTACAGAGCCACATAGGCACGCAAGGAAAGGAGGCATGGCGTGGCGGACGGCGCTAGAGAGCACCTAGCTTGACGATGCAGCGGACAGGGCGGGAGGCCACGTGGCTCGGCTGCTcctgcgccgcctcctccgccatgGAAGCTTCACTCCTGCGGTCTGCAACGGCCGAAGCGGAGGGAACTCGGGAGCGACACGGGAATCTGAGCGCCGCGCTGTTCTGCAGTGGGTTGGGGGCGTGGGGCATCGAGCCATCGAGTCCATAGACTTGCCTTTGAGCCCCGTCTCCGGCGCCCCATCTACCGTCGGATGTTTCTTTCTACTAATCGGGGCCGTTCAAATTGGGAAGTTTCAGTTCCTGTTACTTCCTTCTTGTCTGCAACCCCCTTCCCCTtacccctccgccgccgccgtctgcGCTCGCCGTTGCCTGTGCGGCTGCGCTGCCGTTGCCCTGGCCCCATCGCCGGACGCGTTATTCCGGTGGAGGTATACAATGAGGCTGCTGCAAGCGGAGGAGTTGTTCCGGAAGGTTCTGGAGGGGTCGAAGACCAAGAAGGCACGACTGCTTGGGCTAGACGTCGGCAACAAGTACGTCGGGCTGGCCGTCTCCGATGATCAGAACAGGATCGCTTTGCCTCTAAGGTAAGCGCCTCTAACAATTGTTGCCGGCCGCACAATGTGTTTGTTGCTATTAGTGCTATGTTTCGAGGGTTTGCTTTTGTTCCTATGTTAACTTGCATAGAGCACAGATTCAGTGAATTCATTGTGCGAATTCCAGCTTAGACTTCTCTTGGCTATGCACGGATGCAGATTTAGGTGGTCGTATGGATGTGTCTGCAATAATGTTATATTCCACAGTGAATTCTTCAATCGACAAGTTTTGCTGTCTGACACCCGAACCATCGACCTGCTGTAATTGTATTCCAATGCCAATTTGGATACTAAATTACTCTATGCAAGATAATAGTATTCTATGATTGGAGCAATGCTTTTGCATTTGTCTTCTGCATTTTGAAGCGACACAAATGGTGTCTAATGCTCTTTCCCCACTTCTGTTTAAGGATAACTGGTTTCAAATGTTTAGCAGTTGATGTGGTGTTAGCCTGTTACGTCCTTCTTTTGGATATGAGTTTGCAGCTTTTAATTTTTAGGAAACAGAAGTTTTGTGGTTTCCAAACTATGCAACACAACATCCTGTGGAATGTATTTGTTCTGATCATCCACTATATTTGCATTAAATGTTTAAAAGTTCTTCATTCATTAGaaaggagaaaaataatagaaattatCGTATTAATTGGGTAAAAaactacaaaatatatatatatatatatattatattatttggtctcttttatatatatatagttgatTCAAAGACTACACATCTAACCATTTCTATATGTAGACTAGAAATAGACACACAGCTACACAGACAGCTCTGCTAGTTATTTAGGAATAGAAAATATGTGTGGTTATCAAACTGTCTGTGTATCAATTGGTCGATTTTTGTGTATAGCGCAGAGGTGGTAAACTTTGTGGGTCTGTTCCACCCAACCTAGACCAGTTTGTCCTATGCTCAATTAGGCTGGGCCAAGCAGGTCAAACTAGATTTTGATGGGCTGTTTTAGTCTaaaccctttttttttcttccct includes:
- the LOC133921479 gene encoding isopentenyl phosphate kinase-like translates to MPHAPNPLQNSAALRFPCRSRVPSASAVADRRSEASMAEEAAQEQPSHVASRPVRCIVKLGGAAITNKGDLESINEGSLRSACAQLRQAMSDADSAGPEKVLGMDWSRRRGDPADPVVDAEGFAGMVGLGLDTNFVVVHGAGSFGHFQASRSGVHKGGLHSTLVKAGFVATRISVTSLNQEIVRALAREGIPSVGMSPFACGWSTRQRNLASADAFQIIQSLHAGFVPVLHGDAVLDELLDCTILSGDVIIRHLAQLLNPKYVVFLTDVHGVYDRPPTDPNAVLLREIEVDGNGSWSIVKPALLQGNNKGVEISVAAHDTTGGMETKILEATMITRLGIDVYITKAGTEHSLRALKGDVSTDSEDWLGTVIRSSK